A genomic region of Papaver somniferum cultivar HN1 chromosome 7, ASM357369v1, whole genome shotgun sequence contains the following coding sequences:
- the LOC113299520 gene encoding type I inositol polyphosphate 5-phosphatase 13-like isoform X1, which translates to MEERNEEDEGDLLSSLSSLPPPHRKAYSYSHQLGTANQGTARPIRDAFRNQSLKEERIPNLMDSGYNCYDSSDDDDLYTSSVSSSSSNNKNNTVISNNVNYNNVIKIGDFQNSNSNLDRNSSNGSKDERKCLPEFIGTGGDRGIFKLPLRGAVHPGRPASIELRPHPLRETQVGVFLRTIVCTDNSLWAGQESGLRYWNFNEIYESGCGIGKRERRGDEETSPFYESVHTSPTMCLVFDAGNKFIWSGHKDGRIRAWKIQQNLDGNPFNELFSWAAHRGPVLSMVMTSYGDLWSGAEGGVIKIWPWESIEKSLALTPEERHMSASLDRSYIDLRTQVTVNGVCSISNSDVKYLLSDNCKAKVWTAGSQSFSLWDARTRELLKVFNIDGQVENRVDLSSLQDTSIEEDMKVKLVSGSKKEKPQGSFSFFQRSRNALMGAADAVRRVAKGALDEHRKTEAMLLTVDGMVWTGCANGFLVQWDGNGNRIQDFQHHSASVQCFCTLGTHIWVGYVSGTVQVLDLKGNLLGEWVAHCSPIIKMAVGYGYVFTLANHGGIRGWSITSPSPFDKILRSELASKETHYKKLENLKILAGTWNVGQERASHDSLLAWLGSAASEVAIVVVGLQEVEMGAGFLAMSAAKETVGLEGSSIGQWWMDNIGRILDEGTTFERGGSRQLAGLLIVVWVRKCLMPHIGDIEAAAVPCGFGRAIGNKGAVGLRMRVYGRAMCFVNCHLAAHLEAVTRRNADFDHIYRNMIFNRPSNLLNAAAGMVPYLFLSCSLACCAYLFWLLYSSGLPFILSVAAGVSSVGQMLRVTNASGTNTEEGKPELSEADMVVFLGDFNYRLHGISYDEARDFISQRCFDWLREKDQLRAEMKAGKVFQGMREGVIRFPPTYKFEKNQAGLAGYDSGEKKRIPAWCDRIIYRDSRTLFAPVSECNLECPVVSSILHYDACMDVTDSDHKPVRCIFSVDVAQTDDSIRRQEFGKIIESNQKIKSLLGELCKVPETIVSTNNIILQNKDTSLLRVTNKSGKDEAVFEIVCEGQSTIKEDGETSDPCTRGSFGFPRWLEVTPAAGVIKPCHVAEISMHHEEFHTLEEFVDGVAQSWLCEDTRDKEVLLLVIIRGSCSTKTGSHRICVRNSSSSLRVNSKSNDSAKNQANVLHRSVRPINGSSDVAEDLRNLHMPS; encoded by the exons atggaagaaagaaatgaagaagatgaaggagatttattatcatcattaagTTCATTACCGCCACCACATCGTAAAGCATACTCATACAGTCATCAATTAGGTACTGCTAATCAAGGTACAGCAAGGCCAATTCGTGATGCATTTCGTAATCAAAGTCTTAAAGAAGAAAGAATACCTAATCTTATGGATTCTGGTTACAATTGTTAtgattcttctgatgatgatgatttatacacttcttctgtttcttcttcttccagtaataataaaaataacacagtaATTAGTAATAATGTGAATTACAATAATGTTATTAAAATCGGAGATTTTCAGAATTCCAATTCGAATCTTGATAGGAATTCATCGAATGGTTCTAAAGATGAAAGAAAATGTCTGCCTGAGTTTATTGGAACTGGTGGTGATCGTGGGATATTTAAACTTCCGTTACGTGGTGCTGTTCATCCTGGTCGTCCAGCGAGTATTGAATTAAGACCGCATCCGCTTAGAGAAACTCAAGTTGGTGTTTTCTTAAGAACCATTGTTTGTACTGATAATTCGTTATGGGCTGGACAAGAATCTGGGTTAAGGTATTGGAATTTTAATGAAATTTATGAATCTGGTTGTGGTATTGGGAAACGGGAGAGAAGAGGAGATGAAGAAACATCTCCGTTTTAtgaatcggttcatacttcacCTACTATGTGTTTGGTTTTTGATGCTGGGAATAAGTTTATATGGAGTGGTCATAAAGATGGGAGGATTAGAGCATGGAAAATTCAGCAGAATTTGGATGGGAATCCATTCAATGAATTGTTTTCATGGGCGGCTCATCGTGGACCTGTGTTATCCATGGTTATGACTTCTTATG GTGATCTCTGGTCTGGTGCTGAAGGTGGTGTTATTAAGATCTGGCCGTGGGAATCTATAGAAAAATCACTTGCTCTTACGCCAGAGGAAAGACACATGTCTGCATCACTTGATAGGTCATATATTGATCTTAGAACTCAAGTCACCGTCAATGGAGTCTGCTCCATATCTAATTCAGATGTGAAGTACTTGCTCTCTGATAATTGTAAAGCAAAAGTCTGGACTGCTGGTTCCCAATCCTTTTCGTTGTG GGATGCTCGTACAAGGGAACTTTTGAAGGTTTTTAATATAGACGGGCAGGTTGAGAACCGCGTTGACTTGTCATCGTTGCAGGATACGTCTATCGAAGAAGACATGAAGGTAAAGCTTGTTTCTGGGTCAAAGAAGGAGAAACCACAAGGATCTTTCAGCTTCTTCCAACGGTCACGTAACGCATTGATGGGAGCAGCTGATGCTGTTCGTAGGGTAGCCAAAGGAGCATTAGATGAGCATCGGAAGACTGAAGCAATGCTTCTTACAGTAGATGGAATGGTTTGGACTGGATGTGCTAACGGGTTTCTTGTGCAGTGGGATGGAAATGGAAACAGAATACAAGACTTCCAACACCATTCTGCATCCGTCCAGTGTTTCTGTACCCTAGGCACACACATATGGGTAGGCTACGTTAGTGGCACCGTTCAAGTGCTGGATCTCAAGGGTAATCTGCTTGGAGAATGGGTTGCTCACTGTAGTCCCATCATAAAAATGGCTGTTGGTTATGGCTATGTATTTACTTTGGCTAATCATGGTGGTATTCGTGGATGGAGCATTACATCTCCAAGCCCTTTTGACAAAATACTGCGGTCAGAGTTGGCTAGCAAGGAGACGCATTATaaaaagttggaaaatctgaaaaTATTGGCAGGAACTTGGAATGTTGGACAAGAAAGAGCTTCTCACGATTCTCTTTTAGCATGGCTAGGATCTGCAGCATCAGAGGTTGCAATTGTTGTTGTTGGGTTGCAAGAGGTGGAAATGGGTGCAGGTTTTCTTGCAATGTCTGCAGCAAAAGAAACT GTAGGCCTTGAAGGAAGTTCCATTGGGCAGTGGTGGATGGATAATATAGGGAGAATCTTAGATGAGGGGACGACTTTCGAACGTGGAGGATCTAGGCAGCTGGCTGGTTTACTCATAGTCGTATG GGTGAGAAAATGTCTTATGCCACATATTGGGGACATTGAAGCTGCAGCAGTTCCTTGTGGGTTTGGACGTGCTATTGGAAACAag GGTGCTGTGGGTTTGAGAATGAGAGTATATGGTCGGGCCATGTGCTTTGTGAACTGCCATCTTGCTGCACATTTAGAAGCAGTGACTCGTCGGAATGCTGACTTCGACCATATTTACCGAAATATGATCTTCAACCGACCATCGAACCTACTCAATGCTGCAGCTGGTATGGTGCCATACCTGtttttatcttgctctcttgCCTGCTGCGCATATTTATTTTGGCTGCTTTATTCTTCTGGCTTGCCATTCATCCTTTCTGTTGCAGCTGGGGTCTCGTCTGTCGGTCAAATGCTTCGTGTTACAAAC GCCAGTGGCACCAATACTGAAGAGGGGAAGCCTGAGTTATCGGAAGCAGATATGGTCGTGTTTCTTGGTGATTTCAATTATCGGCTTCACGGTATTTCCTACGACGAAGCAAGGGACTTTATCTCTCAAAGATGCTTTGATTGGCTGAGAGAAAAGGATCAGCTCAGAGCTGAAATGAAAGCTGGGAAAGTCTTCCAAGGAATGCGTGAAGGGGTCATCAGGTTTCCTCCAACatacaagttcgaaaagaatcaAGCTGGTTTGGCAG GGTATGATTCTGGTGAGAAGAAGCGGATTCCTGCTTGGTGCGACAGAATTATTTATCGCGATAGCCGCACTCTTTTTGCTCCAGTATCTGAATGCAATTTAGAGTGCCCTGTCGTATCTTCAATTTTACA TTACGATGCCTGCATGGATGTAACAGACAGTGATCACAAGCCTGTTCGCTGCATATTCAGTGTTGATGTTGCTCAAACAGATGACTCGATACGAAGACAAGAGTTCGGAAAAATTATTGAGTCTAATCAGAAAATCAAGTCTCTTCTTGGAGAACTATGCAAAGTTCCAGAAACTATTGTTAGCACAAACAACATTATCCTCCAGAACAAGGACACTTCCCTTCTTAGAGTGACCAATAAATCTGGGAAAGATGAAGCTGTGTTTGAAATAGTTTGCGAAGGTCAATCAACCATCAAAGAAGATGGTGAAACTTCAGATCCGTGTACGAGAGGTTCCTTTGGCTTTCCTCGTTGGCTTGAG GTTACTCCGGCAGCTGGTGTCATCAAACCTTGTCATGTTGCGGAAATTTCTATGCATCATGAGGAGTTCCATACTCTAGAAGAGTTTGTTGATGGCGTTGCACAGAGCTGGTTGTGTGAAGACACAAGAGACAAGGAAGTACTGTTGTTAGTGATCATCCGTGGTAGTTGCTCCACCAAGACAGGGAGCCACAGGATTTGCGTGCGTAACAGCTCGTCCTCCCTCCGTGTTAACTCCAAAAGCAACGACTCTGCCAAAAACCAAGCAAATGTCCTCCATAGATCTGTTCGTCCCATCAATGGTTCGTCTGATGTCGCTGAGGATCTTCGCAACTTGCACATGCCATCATGA
- the LOC113299520 gene encoding type I inositol polyphosphate 5-phosphatase 12-like isoform X2, with product MEERNEEDEGDLLSSLSSLPPPHRKAYSYSHQLGTANQGTARPIRDAFRNQSLKEERIPNLMDSGYNCYDSSDDDDLYTSSVSSSSSNNKNNTVISNNVNYNNVIKIGDFQNSNSNLDRNSSNGSKDERKCLPEFIGTGGDRGIFKLPLRGAVHPGRPASIELRPHPLRETQVGVFLRTIVCTDNSLWAGQESGLRYWNFNEIYESGCGIGKRERRGDEETSPFYESVHTSPTMCLVFDAGNKFIWSGHKDGRIRAWKIQQNLDGNPFNELFSWAAHRGPVLSMVMTSYGDLWSGAEGGVIKIWPWESIEKSLALTPEERHMSASLDRSYIDLRTQVTVNGVCSISNSDVKYLLSDNCKAKVWTAGSQSFSLWDARTRELLKVFNIDGQVENRVDLSSLQDTSIEEDMKVKLVSGSKKEKPQGSFSFFQRSRNALMGAADAVRRVAKGALDEHRKTEAMLLTVDGMVWTGCANGFLVQWDGNGNRIQDFQHHSASVQCFCTLGTHIWVGYVSGTVQVLDLKGNLLGEWVAHCSPIIKMAVGYGYVFTLANHGGIRGWSITSPSPFDKILRSELASKETHYKKLENLKILAGTWNVGQERASHDSLLAWLGSAASEVAIVVVGLQEVEMGAGFLAMSAAKETVGLEGSSIGQWWMDNIGRILDEGTTFERGGSRQLAGLLIVVWVRKCLMPHIGDIEAAAVPCGFGRAIGNKGAVGLRMRVYGRAMCFVNCHLAAHLEAVTRRNADFDHIYRNMIFNRPSNLLNAAAAGVSSVGQMLRVTNASGTNTEEGKPELSEADMVVFLGDFNYRLHGISYDEARDFISQRCFDWLREKDQLRAEMKAGKVFQGMREGVIRFPPTYKFEKNQAGLAGYDSGEKKRIPAWCDRIIYRDSRTLFAPVSECNLECPVVSSILHYDACMDVTDSDHKPVRCIFSVDVAQTDDSIRRQEFGKIIESNQKIKSLLGELCKVPETIVSTNNIILQNKDTSLLRVTNKSGKDEAVFEIVCEGQSTIKEDGETSDPCTRGSFGFPRWLEVTPAAGVIKPCHVAEISMHHEEFHTLEEFVDGVAQSWLCEDTRDKEVLLLVIIRGSCSTKTGSHRICVRNSSSSLRVNSKSNDSAKNQANVLHRSVRPINGSSDVAEDLRNLHMPS from the exons atggaagaaagaaatgaagaagatgaaggagatttattatcatcattaagTTCATTACCGCCACCACATCGTAAAGCATACTCATACAGTCATCAATTAGGTACTGCTAATCAAGGTACAGCAAGGCCAATTCGTGATGCATTTCGTAATCAAAGTCTTAAAGAAGAAAGAATACCTAATCTTATGGATTCTGGTTACAATTGTTAtgattcttctgatgatgatgatttatacacttcttctgtttcttcttcttccagtaataataaaaataacacagtaATTAGTAATAATGTGAATTACAATAATGTTATTAAAATCGGAGATTTTCAGAATTCCAATTCGAATCTTGATAGGAATTCATCGAATGGTTCTAAAGATGAAAGAAAATGTCTGCCTGAGTTTATTGGAACTGGTGGTGATCGTGGGATATTTAAACTTCCGTTACGTGGTGCTGTTCATCCTGGTCGTCCAGCGAGTATTGAATTAAGACCGCATCCGCTTAGAGAAACTCAAGTTGGTGTTTTCTTAAGAACCATTGTTTGTACTGATAATTCGTTATGGGCTGGACAAGAATCTGGGTTAAGGTATTGGAATTTTAATGAAATTTATGAATCTGGTTGTGGTATTGGGAAACGGGAGAGAAGAGGAGATGAAGAAACATCTCCGTTTTAtgaatcggttcatacttcacCTACTATGTGTTTGGTTTTTGATGCTGGGAATAAGTTTATATGGAGTGGTCATAAAGATGGGAGGATTAGAGCATGGAAAATTCAGCAGAATTTGGATGGGAATCCATTCAATGAATTGTTTTCATGGGCGGCTCATCGTGGACCTGTGTTATCCATGGTTATGACTTCTTATG GTGATCTCTGGTCTGGTGCTGAAGGTGGTGTTATTAAGATCTGGCCGTGGGAATCTATAGAAAAATCACTTGCTCTTACGCCAGAGGAAAGACACATGTCTGCATCACTTGATAGGTCATATATTGATCTTAGAACTCAAGTCACCGTCAATGGAGTCTGCTCCATATCTAATTCAGATGTGAAGTACTTGCTCTCTGATAATTGTAAAGCAAAAGTCTGGACTGCTGGTTCCCAATCCTTTTCGTTGTG GGATGCTCGTACAAGGGAACTTTTGAAGGTTTTTAATATAGACGGGCAGGTTGAGAACCGCGTTGACTTGTCATCGTTGCAGGATACGTCTATCGAAGAAGACATGAAGGTAAAGCTTGTTTCTGGGTCAAAGAAGGAGAAACCACAAGGATCTTTCAGCTTCTTCCAACGGTCACGTAACGCATTGATGGGAGCAGCTGATGCTGTTCGTAGGGTAGCCAAAGGAGCATTAGATGAGCATCGGAAGACTGAAGCAATGCTTCTTACAGTAGATGGAATGGTTTGGACTGGATGTGCTAACGGGTTTCTTGTGCAGTGGGATGGAAATGGAAACAGAATACAAGACTTCCAACACCATTCTGCATCCGTCCAGTGTTTCTGTACCCTAGGCACACACATATGGGTAGGCTACGTTAGTGGCACCGTTCAAGTGCTGGATCTCAAGGGTAATCTGCTTGGAGAATGGGTTGCTCACTGTAGTCCCATCATAAAAATGGCTGTTGGTTATGGCTATGTATTTACTTTGGCTAATCATGGTGGTATTCGTGGATGGAGCATTACATCTCCAAGCCCTTTTGACAAAATACTGCGGTCAGAGTTGGCTAGCAAGGAGACGCATTATaaaaagttggaaaatctgaaaaTATTGGCAGGAACTTGGAATGTTGGACAAGAAAGAGCTTCTCACGATTCTCTTTTAGCATGGCTAGGATCTGCAGCATCAGAGGTTGCAATTGTTGTTGTTGGGTTGCAAGAGGTGGAAATGGGTGCAGGTTTTCTTGCAATGTCTGCAGCAAAAGAAACT GTAGGCCTTGAAGGAAGTTCCATTGGGCAGTGGTGGATGGATAATATAGGGAGAATCTTAGATGAGGGGACGACTTTCGAACGTGGAGGATCTAGGCAGCTGGCTGGTTTACTCATAGTCGTATG GGTGAGAAAATGTCTTATGCCACATATTGGGGACATTGAAGCTGCAGCAGTTCCTTGTGGGTTTGGACGTGCTATTGGAAACAag GGTGCTGTGGGTTTGAGAATGAGAGTATATGGTCGGGCCATGTGCTTTGTGAACTGCCATCTTGCTGCACATTTAGAAGCAGTGACTCGTCGGAATGCTGACTTCGACCATATTTACCGAAATATGATCTTCAACCGACCATCGAACCTACTCAATGCTGCAGCTG CTGGGGTCTCGTCTGTCGGTCAAATGCTTCGTGTTACAAAC GCCAGTGGCACCAATACTGAAGAGGGGAAGCCTGAGTTATCGGAAGCAGATATGGTCGTGTTTCTTGGTGATTTCAATTATCGGCTTCACGGTATTTCCTACGACGAAGCAAGGGACTTTATCTCTCAAAGATGCTTTGATTGGCTGAGAGAAAAGGATCAGCTCAGAGCTGAAATGAAAGCTGGGAAAGTCTTCCAAGGAATGCGTGAAGGGGTCATCAGGTTTCCTCCAACatacaagttcgaaaagaatcaAGCTGGTTTGGCAG GGTATGATTCTGGTGAGAAGAAGCGGATTCCTGCTTGGTGCGACAGAATTATTTATCGCGATAGCCGCACTCTTTTTGCTCCAGTATCTGAATGCAATTTAGAGTGCCCTGTCGTATCTTCAATTTTACA TTACGATGCCTGCATGGATGTAACAGACAGTGATCACAAGCCTGTTCGCTGCATATTCAGTGTTGATGTTGCTCAAACAGATGACTCGATACGAAGACAAGAGTTCGGAAAAATTATTGAGTCTAATCAGAAAATCAAGTCTCTTCTTGGAGAACTATGCAAAGTTCCAGAAACTATTGTTAGCACAAACAACATTATCCTCCAGAACAAGGACACTTCCCTTCTTAGAGTGACCAATAAATCTGGGAAAGATGAAGCTGTGTTTGAAATAGTTTGCGAAGGTCAATCAACCATCAAAGAAGATGGTGAAACTTCAGATCCGTGTACGAGAGGTTCCTTTGGCTTTCCTCGTTGGCTTGAG GTTACTCCGGCAGCTGGTGTCATCAAACCTTGTCATGTTGCGGAAATTTCTATGCATCATGAGGAGTTCCATACTCTAGAAGAGTTTGTTGATGGCGTTGCACAGAGCTGGTTGTGTGAAGACACAAGAGACAAGGAAGTACTGTTGTTAGTGATCATCCGTGGTAGTTGCTCCACCAAGACAGGGAGCCACAGGATTTGCGTGCGTAACAGCTCGTCCTCCCTCCGTGTTAACTCCAAAAGCAACGACTCTGCCAAAAACCAAGCAAATGTCCTCCATAGATCTGTTCGTCCCATCAATGGTTCGTCTGATGTCGCTGAGGATCTTCGCAACTTGCACATGCCATCATGA
- the LOC113295910 gene encoding mavicyanin-like, translating into MNTNLSFLLHLFLVSAALLLGASAETYTVGDIDGWNSYSNYTDWAQGKTFHVGDNLVFNYDGGLHSVIQVNATAYDKCLKEPNLGESRNGNDTVALAKVGRIWFICGMADHCEFGQKFSIEILP; encoded by the exons ATGAACACTAACCTAagctttcttcttcatcttttcctAGTTTCTGCTGCATTGCTTCTTGGTGCAAGTGCAGAGACTTATACAGTTGGAGATATTGACGGATGGAATTCTTACTCCAACTACACTGATTGGGCCCAAGGAAAAACATTTCATGTTGGAGATAATCTTG TGTTCAACTATGACGGTGGGCTACACAGTGTAATACAAGTAAATGCAACTGCATATGATAAATGTTTGAAGGAACCAAACCTGGGAGAATCTCGAAATGGAAATGACACAGTAGCTTTGGCGAAGGTTGGTCGCATTTGGTTTATCTGCGGAATGGCTGATCACTGTGAATTTGGGCAGAAGTTTAGTATTGAAATACTTCCTTAG
- the LOC113299519 gene encoding BTB/POZ domain-containing protein At3g19850-like has translation MQEMLKIHVNGEHTFFINQKIITAYSGKIKKMMIKQTKINNSVIKIDNFPGGVNGFELISRFCHNHGKFPITPSNISVLHCSAIHLEMNDQISPYNLLQQTETFLEGLFYWSWSDILVSLKSCEPFFSSAESSGILEKLISSLLVKLAQNSDINVTHSSSPSSSYSSPDTITTGFQFSSSSKTTPDNSAIKPASYSGNSSTSKPWWFDELTILSPKIIEKIIKTMGFWRSDNNNLVITKFLLHYLKAAKNGNGVSGIAETVVYGVVLLGKKAFSCRGVFWVLRVVSGLGLSKNCRDELERLIGGMLEEAKLDDLLVPGSNNNSGGGGRDVYDVDLVLRLIRVFVIDDEVAIQKMKRVGKLIDKYMGEISPDQNLKVAKFLAVAESLPDCARDCFDGVYRAIEIYLEAHPTLSVEEKSRLCKCLNYEKLTLEACKDLAKNIRVPPRVSIQALISQQASKVSIKTTLQDNLIQSETQMMILCPKKQASDTEKFRESTLEKDELKLNLQRMQWRVMELEKSCREMKNQMSEIKMKNQVIISSPVRTLTKLF, from the exons ATGCAAGAAATGCTCAAAATCCATGTTAATGGAGAACACACATTCTTTATAAATCAG AAAATCATCACAGCTTATTCaggaaaaataaagaagatgatgataaaacaaaccaaaatcaataattcagtTATCAAAATTGATAATTTCCCAGGAGGGGTAAATGGCTTTGAGTTAATTTCAAGATTTTGTCATAATCATGGTAAATTTCCAATAACTCCATCAAATATTTCTGTTCTTCATTGCTCTGCAATTCATCTTGAGATGAATGATCAAATTTCACCTTATAATCTTCTTCAACAAACGGAAACATTTCTAGAGGGTTTGTTCTACTGGTCTTGGAGTGATATTTTGGTTTCATTAAAAAGCTGTGAACCATTTTTCTCTTCAGCAGAATCATCTGGGATTCTAGAGAAACTCATTTCTTCACTTTTAgtaaaacttgctcaaaattcaGATATAAATGTtacccattcttcttctccttcatcttcaTATTCATCTCCTGATACAATCACAACTGggtttcaattttcttcatcgtcaaaAACCACTCCTGATAATTCTGCCATTAAACCTGCAAGTTATAGTGGTAATAGTTCAACAAGTAAACCATGGTGGTTTGACGAATTGACAATTTTGTCCCCAAAGATTATagaaaaaatcattaaaacaatggGTTTCTGGAGAAGTGATAATAACAACTTAGTTATTACAAAATTTCTTCTCCATTATTTGAAAGCAGCCAAAAATGGTAATGGGGTTTCAGGAATTGCAGAAACAGTTGTTTATGGTGTGGTTTTACTGGGAAAAAAAGCTTTTTCTTGTAGAGGGGTATTCTGGGTATTAAGAGTGGTTTCAGGTTTAGGATTAAGTAAGAATTGCAGAGATGAATTGGAGAGATTGATTGGTGGAATGTTGGAAGAAGCAAAACTGGATGATTTGTTGGTTCCTGGCAGTAATAATAAttcaggaggaggaggaagagatgTTTATGATGTTGATTTGGTTTTGAGATTGATTAGAGTTTTTGTTATTGATGATGAAGTTGCAATCCAGAAAATGAAGAGAGTTGggaaattgattgataaatacATGGGAGAAATATCACCTGATCAGAACTTGAAAGTTGCTAAGTTTCTTGCTGTTGCAGAGAGTTTACCTGATTGTGCTAGAGATTGCTTTGATGGTGTTTACAGAGCTATTGAAATCTATCTTGAG GCCCATCCAACACTTTCAGTGGAGGAAAAATCTAGGCTATGTAAATGTCTCAACTATGAGAAGCTCACCCTAGAAGCATGCAAGGACCTAGCAAAGAACATACGAGTTCCTCCAAGGGTCTCCATTCAAGCCCTAATATCACAGCAAGCCAGCAAAGTCTCAATTAAAACGACATTGCAGGACAATTTAATACAATCTGAAACTCAGATGATGATCTTGTGCCCAAAAAAGCAAGCTTCTGATACTGAAAAGTTTCGAGAGTCAACCCTGGAAAAGGATGAGCTGAAGCTTAACCTGCAAAGAATGCAATGGAGGGTAATGGAGTTAGAGAAGTCTTGTagagagatgaagaatcagatgtcAGAGATAAAGATGAAGAATCAGGTCATTATCAGTTCTCCTGTCAGAACGTTGACCAAGCTGTTTTGA